The following are from one region of the Rhizobium etli 8C-3 genome:
- a CDS encoding Ulp1 family isopeptidase — MYPRRNQPRDDDSREVSGWIEGVTGAFDTDAWIDDYYSESRDLEQDPSDLRLGSHDSDAGDRVPRRRSVGGSMRVTPQSLAPERGSGQQDVDAATETHVVSTKVRKRGRPADRDMHPDDETRINQFAEAVRNYEILPDGSVGRGDGRVPEATVENNLWVLRGFARWLRAENRDSMASRLLNDPDSLAVDIADYLASGGDGRNRLKSALSHFRRLGPEGQELQAVGPGPRLMGRQIHDPYPDDARVIDSLAKEELSKFGPVSTSRNNTSHQRKFSAWLKREGRESIVSRLTGSDEQQQSLKEDFRAFTKEEGKKVVVSFDRLRQYLGAESQLKQHHPYPDDARIIDDLAKEALSKLGSNSTSKRNVVWNMASNQRKFSDWLQREGRESIVSRLTGTDQQRQSLKKDYQDFTEDMGKKLNMSFNRLRQYQQVVEANAASGLSPEQASGREPAGLDGRSDSRAEFRSTSPLQQVDPSIEGRSGLSLDHTEWLGDQHIQTDYELLMQDLQRNDPDLAARTRLIDPLIAHYHLRLGDESTALSAFQRIVNDQDGRDTADFLFLPVSDASASDPDHRGTHWSLLLVDRRNREEPAAYHYDSFRGQNDEFAAMLAQRLGTRLEPVRMTQQRNGYDCGVFVVDGTRALVRRLARRDRPAVLHLDNLVADREQLQRRLSTAPNSARARAAAAEPESSTQIADPAEFWHGVAQPGQLPDSWNTAPFRQDLPSAAYSPVQSVNPPDAPWEQSLGASIFGTPQYTLPVDDLGGFVPPSWQHGNQPVPDDLLPAMYLFDLLPSADKPTNFSIHGVPYTATLGPSGMQSDIYLFLQ, encoded by the coding sequence ATGTACCCAAGACGGAACCAGCCGCGCGATGACGATTCTCGCGAAGTAAGTGGGTGGATCGAAGGCGTGACCGGAGCTTTCGATACGGACGCCTGGATCGACGACTACTATTCAGAGAGCCGAGACCTGGAACAGGATCCGAGCGACTTGCGCCTCGGTTCGCACGACAGTGACGCCGGCGACCGTGTGCCGCGTCGCAGATCCGTGGGCGGTTCGATGCGAGTGACGCCGCAGTCGCTGGCGCCGGAGAGGGGTTCGGGGCAGCAAGACGTCGATGCCGCAACGGAGACTCACGTGGTCTCAACTAAGGTTCGAAAGCGTGGTCGCCCCGCCGACCGAGACATGCATCCTGATGACGAGACCCGTATCAACCAGTTCGCGGAAGCAGTCCGAAACTACGAAATTCTACCCGACGGTAGCGTCGGCCGAGGGGACGGAAGGGTTCCCGAGGCTACCGTCGAGAACAATTTATGGGTTCTTAGGGGGTTCGCTCGTTGGCTCCGAGCAGAGAACAGAGATTCGATGGCTTCTCGGCTTTTAAACGATCCAGATTCACTAGCCGTTGATATCGCGGATTATTTGGCAAGCGGTGGGGATGGTCGGAACCGTCTTAAGTCAGCACTGTCTCATTTCAGGAGGCTCGGACCTGAGGGGCAAGAACTCCAAGCCGTTGGACCTGGGCCGCGCCTGATGGGACGCCAGATACATGATCCTTATCCCGACGACGCCCGCGTCATTGATAGCTTGGCCAAGGAAGAGCTGAGTAAGTTCGGACCGGTCTCGACTTCCCGGAATAATACCAGTCACCAACGAAAGTTTAGCGCTTGGCTCAAAAGGGAGGGCAGGGAGAGCATAGTCAGCCGGCTCACCGGCAGTGATGAGCAGCAACAGTCGTTGAAGGAGGATTTTAGGGCCTTTACCAAGGAGGAAGGAAAAAAAGTGGTCGTGAGTTTCGATCGGCTGCGGCAGTATCTAGGCGCCGAGTCGCAGTTGAAACAGCATCATCCTTATCCCGACGACGCCCGCATCATTGATGACCTAGCCAAGGAAGCGCTGAGCAAGCTCGGATCGAACTCGACTTCCAAGAGGAATGTTGTCTGGAATATGGCCAGCAATCAACGAAAGTTTAGCGATTGGCTCCAAAGGGAGGGCAGGGAGAGCATAGTCAGCCGACTCACCGGTACTGATCAGCAGCGACAGTCGTTGAAAAAAGATTACCAAGACTTCACCGAAGACATGGGAAAAAAACTCAATATGTCTTTCAATCGGCTTCGGCAGTACCAGCAAGTCGTTGAGGCGAACGCAGCGTCGGGGTTGTCCCCTGAGCAGGCAAGTGGCCGGGAACCGGCCGGTCTGGACGGCCGTTCGGATTCACGTGCCGAGTTCAGATCAACTTCGCCGCTGCAGCAGGTTGATCCATCGATCGAAGGCCGCAGCGGATTGTCGCTCGACCATACCGAATGGCTGGGCGACCAGCATATCCAGACGGATTATGAGCTGCTAATGCAGGACTTGCAGCGAAACGATCCGGATCTCGCCGCCAGGACGCGGCTTATCGATCCCCTGATAGCCCATTATCATCTGCGCCTGGGCGATGAGAGCACCGCGCTGAGCGCTTTCCAGCGCATCGTTAATGATCAGGATGGAAGAGATACAGCCGACTTCCTGTTCCTTCCAGTGAGCGATGCCAGTGCTTCGGATCCTGATCACCGGGGCACCCATTGGTCGCTGCTACTCGTTGACCGTCGCAACCGCGAGGAGCCGGCTGCCTATCACTATGACTCCTTCCGGGGCCAGAACGACGAGTTTGCAGCAATGCTCGCACAAAGGTTGGGTACCCGTCTGGAGCCCGTCCGCATGACCCAACAGCGCAACGGCTATGATTGCGGAGTCTTCGTGGTTGACGGCACGCGGGCGCTCGTTAGACGTCTGGCGCGAAGAGACCGGCCAGCCGTGCTGCACCTCGACAACCTCGTCGCCGATCGGGAGCAACTCCAACGACGTCTGAGCACCGCGCCCAACAGTGCTCGAGCGAGGGCTGCGGCGGCTGAACCGGAGTCCTCCACACAGATCGCCGATCCCGCAGAGTTTTGGCATGGAGTGGCTCAACCCGGCCAGCTTCCCGATAGCTGGAATACAGCGCCCTTCCGGCAGGATTTGCCGTCAGCCGCCTATTCACCGGTGCAAAGCGTCAATCCGCCAGACGCACCATGGGAGCAAAGCTTGGGGGCATCGATCTTCGGCACCCCACAGTACACGCTGCCTGTGGACGACTTGGGAGGATTTGTCCCTCCGAGCTGGCAACACGGCAATCAACCGGTACCAGATGACCTTCTGCCTGCAATGTACTTGTTTGACTTGCTGCCGAGCGCGGACAAACCCACCAACTTCAGTATCCATGGTGTGCCCTACACGGCCACTCTGGGGCCATCAGGCATGCAGAGCGACATTTACCTTTTCCTGCAATAG
- a CDS encoding Ulp1 family isopeptidase, producing the protein MSGARHSIDVSRAGSSSLRFGGSGSKTSSNMADAGEVAAAPQGRSRGFKSRMVSGFKKAFGLSSGKTSSRGSGQQDVDAATETHVVSTKVRVDYAKRGRPADRDMHPDDESRINQFAEAVRNYEILPDGSIGRGDGRVPERTVENNLGILKRFARWLRAENRDSMASRFLNDPDSLAVDIAAYWASGGDGQGRLQSALSHFRRLAPEGQELQAVGPGPRLMGRQIHDPYPDDARVIDSLAKEEVPNSRKNASGQRKFSAWLKREGRESIVSRLTGTDEQRRSLQEDFRAFTKDEGKKVVVGFDRLRQYLGAESQLKQHDPYPDDALMIDSFANEELSKLGSGSTSKRNVVWTIASNQRKFSNWLQTRGRESIASRLNGSEMQQRSLKKDYQDFTEAMGKNLTMSFKRLRQYQQVVEANAASGLSPEQASGREPAGLDGRSDSRAEFRSTSPLQQVDPSIEGRSGLSLDHTEWLGDQHIQTDYELLMQDLQRNDPDLAARTRLIDPLIAHYHLRLGDESTALSAFQRIVNDQDGRDTADFLFLPVSDASASDPDHRGTHWSLLLVDRRNREGPAAYHYDSFRGQNDEFAAMLAQRLGTRLEPVRMTQQRNDYDCGVFVVDGTRALVRRLARRGRPAVLHLDNLVADREQLQRRLSPAPNSARAGAAAAGPESSTQIADPAEFWHGVAQPGQLPDSWNTAPFRQDLPSAAYSPVQSVNPPDAPWEQSLGASIFGTPQYMLPVDDLGEAVPPSWQHRNQPAPAGLRLAMSWLELLPSADNPQTSITIHGVPYTATLGPSGRENDIYLFQQ; encoded by the coding sequence TTGAGCGGCGCCCGCCACAGCATAGACGTCTCTCGGGCGGGCTCCAGCAGCTTGCGATTCGGCGGCTCGGGGAGCAAGACATCGAGCAATATGGCGGACGCGGGAGAAGTCGCCGCGGCGCCGCAGGGCAGAAGCCGCGGATTTAAGTCGCGCATGGTGTCAGGGTTCAAGAAGGCGTTCGGATTGAGCAGCGGCAAGACGTCGTCGCGGGGTTCGGGGCAGCAAGACGTCGATGCCGCAACCGAGACTCACGTGGTCTCAACCAAGGTTCGCGTCGATTACGCCAAGCGTGGTCGCCCCGCCGACCGGGACATGCATCCCGATGACGAGTCCCGCATCAACCAGTTCGCGGAAGCAGTCCGAAACTACGAAATTCTACCCGACGGTAGCATCGGCCGAGGGGACGGAAGGGTTCCCGAGCGTACCGTCGAGAACAATTTGGGGATTCTTAAGAGGTTCGCTCGTTGGCTCAGAGCAGAGAACAGAGATTCGATGGCTTCTCGGTTTTTAAACGATCCAGATTCACTAGCCGTTGATATCGCGGCTTATTGGGCAAGCGGTGGGGATGGTCAGGGCCGTCTTCAGTCAGCACTGTCTCATTTCAGGAGGCTCGCGCCTGAGGGGCAAGAACTCCAAGCCGTTGGACCTGGGCCGCGCCTGATGGGACGCCAGATACATGATCCTTATCCCGACGACGCCCGCGTCATTGATAGCTTGGCCAAGGAAGAGGTCCCGAATTCTCGGAAAAATGCCAGTGGGCAACGAAAGTTTAGCGCTTGGCTCAAAAGGGAGGGCAGGGAGAGCATAGTCAGCCGACTCACCGGTACTGATGAGCAGCGACGGTCGTTGCAGGAGGATTTTAGGGCCTTTACCAAGGATGAAGGAAAAAAAGTGGTCGTGGGTTTCGATCGGCTGCGGCAGTATCTAGGCGCCGAGTCGCAGTTGAAACAGCATGATCCTTATCCCGACGACGCCCTCATGATTGATAGCTTCGCCAACGAAGAGCTGAGCAAGCTCGGATCGGGCTCGACTTCCAAGAGGAATGTTGTCTGGACTATAGCCAGCAATCAACGAAAGTTTAGTAATTGGCTGCAAACCAGGGGTAGGGAGAGCATAGCGAGCCGGCTCAACGGCAGCGAGATGCAGCAAAGGTCCTTGAAAAAAGATTACCAAGACTTCACCGAAGCCATGGGAAAAAACCTCACCATGTCTTTCAAGCGGCTTCGGCAGTACCAGCAAGTCGTTGAGGCGAACGCAGCGTCGGGGTTGTCCCCTGAGCAGGCAAGTGGCCGGGAACCGGCCGGTCTGGACGGCCGTTCGGATTCACGTGCCGAGTTCAGATCAACTTCGCCGCTGCAGCAGGTTGATCCATCGATCGAAGGCCGCAGCGGATTGTCGCTCGACCATACCGAATGGTTGGGCGACCAGCATATCCAGACGGATTATGAGCTGCTAATGCAGGACTTGCAGCGAAACGATCCGGATCTCGCCGCCAGGACGCGGCTTATCGATCCCCTGATAGCCCATTATCATCTGCGCCTGGGCGATGAGAGCACCGCGCTGAGCGCTTTCCAGCGCATCGTTAATGATCAGGATGGAAGAGATACAGCCGACTTCCTGTTCCTTCCAGTGAGCGATGCCAGTGCTTCGGATCCTGATCACCGCGGCACCCATTGGTCGCTGCTACTCGTTGACCGTCGCAACCGCGAGGGGCCGGCTGCCTATCACTATGACTCCTTCCGGGGCCAGAACGACGAGTTTGCAGCAATGCTCGCACAAAGATTGGGTACCCGTCTGGAGCCCGTCCGCATGACCCAACAGCGCAACGACTATGATTGCGGAGTCTTCGTGGTTGACGGCACGCGGGCGCTCGTTAGACGACTGGCGCGAAGAGGCCGGCCAGCCGTGCTGCACCTCGACAACCTCGTCGCCGATCGGGAGCAACTCCAACGACGTCTGAGCCCCGCGCCCAACAGTGCTCGAGCGGGGGCTGCGGCGGCTGGACCGGAGTCCTCCACACAGATCGCCGATCCCGCAGAGTTTTGGCATGGAGTGGCTCAACCCGGCCAGCTTCCCGATAGCTGGAATACAGCGCCCTTCCGGCAGGATTTGCCGTCAGCCGCCTATTCACCGGTGCAAAGCGTCAATCCGCCAGACGCACCATGGGAGCAAAGCTTGGGGGCATCGATCTTCGGCACCCCACAGTACATGCTGCCTGTGGACGACTTGGGAGAAGCTGTCCCTCCGAGCTGGCAACACCGCAATCAACCGGCACCGGCTGGCCTTCGGCTTGCAATGTCCTGGCTTGAGTTGCTGCCGAGCGCGGACAACCCCCAGACCAGCATCACTATCCATGGTGTGCCCTACACGGCCACTCTGGGGCCATCAGGCAGGGAGAACGACATTTACCTTTTCCAGCAATAG
- a CDS encoding nif-specific regulatory protein,nifA → MSTGSPFAAAGRAGACLGEASSKACDPNDPAWLAIGARLTERERLIDAMEKSGWVQARRLASGLTPP, encoded by the coding sequence ATGTCGACTGGATCCCCGTTTGCGGCCGCCGGGCGCGCCGGCGCCTGCCTCGGCGAAGCCTCCTCCAAAGCCTGTGATCCGAACGATCCTGCCTGGCTCGCAATCGGTGCGCGTCTGACCGAGCGGGAACGGCTGATCGACGCGATGGAGAAATCTGGGTGGGTTCAGGCCAGGCGGCTCGCCTCCGGCCTCACCCCACCTTAG